In the Ignavibacteriota bacterium genome, one interval contains:
- the lptG gene encoding LPS export ABC transporter permease LptG, which produces MRQLDRYILRQFIVTAIFAVVAFVVVFLSVDMMENLDDFIDHNATLGIILTYYLYFMPEIIKLTIPVGMLMSALFTTGRLSTFNELTAMKSSGISLYRMMVPLLVFSLFVSAASIYFNGWIVPQANKKKFAIGRTYFKKGIEYISKNNIFIQDNPTRIISLGQYDDLSDVATTVSLQEFDAVDPTIITARYDAREMRWQPDTKTWTLGNGTMRIFTNGKESISKFTSMALTLNFTPDDIRKKQEHPDEMDYTSLHRFIENQKRAGQDAARWEVDYYGKIAFPFASFIVVLFGVPFSSVKRRGGLGVEFGIAVAICFFYMIFLKVSQAFGYNGDLHPVLTAWLANGIFLVLGIYNLLRVQK; this is translated from the coding sequence ATGCGCCAATTAGACAGATACATTCTCCGACAGTTTATCGTTACGGCAATCTTTGCTGTCGTGGCATTCGTCGTCGTCTTTCTCTCGGTTGATATGATGGAAAACCTCGATGACTTTATTGACCATAACGCGACGCTTGGAATTATCCTGACGTATTATCTCTACTTCATGCCGGAAATTATCAAACTGACAATTCCTGTCGGCATGTTGATGTCGGCGTTGTTCACAACGGGACGGCTTTCTACGTTCAATGAACTGACGGCAATGAAATCGAGCGGTATCAGTTTGTACCGGATGATGGTTCCTTTGCTTGTGTTCTCGCTTTTCGTTAGTGCGGCATCAATTTATTTTAACGGCTGGATTGTTCCTCAGGCGAACAAGAAAAAGTTTGCCATCGGGCGGACGTATTTCAAAAAAGGAATCGAGTATATTTCAAAAAATAATATTTTCATTCAGGATAATCCGACGCGCATCATCTCGCTCGGTCAGTATGATGACCTTTCGGATGTCGCAACAACAGTTTCGCTTCAGGAGTTTGATGCCGTTGACCCGACAATCATCACGGCACGATACGATGCACGGGAAATGCGCTGGCAACCTGATACAAAAACGTGGACTCTCGGCAACGGAACGATGCGCATATTCACAAACGGAAAAGAATCCATCAGCAAATTCACTTCGATGGCATTGACGCTGAACTTCACTCCCGACGATATCAGAAAAAAGCAAGAGCATCCCGACGAAATGGATTATACATCGTTACATCGTTTCATTGAAAATCAGAAACGCGCCGGGCAGGATGCGGCACGATGGGAAGTGGATTACTACGGGAAAATAGCGTTCCCGTTTGCTAGTTTTATTGTGGTGTTGTTTGGTGTACCGTTCTCATCCGTCAAACGGCGGGGCGGGCTTGGCGTGGAGTTCGGGATTGCTGTTGCAATTTGTTTCTTCTATATGATTTTTTTGAAAGTGAGTCAGGCGTTCGGCTACAACGGAGACCTCCATCCGGTTCTGACTGCGTGGCTGGCAAATGGAATTTTTCTTGTCTTGGGAATTTATAATTTGCTACGTGTACAGAAGTAG
- a CDS encoding carbohydrate binding family 9 domain-containing protein encodes MRIVSLYFLLLSALSLVFADESKMLSLKKTTERISIDGVIEPAWATADSISDFIQQQPFHGQPGTKRTVAKVLTTDEALYCMIYCEDDVTNIQQNTGKQDDFGGDVVSIMFDTFGDKRTAYKFAVSASGIRADCRLLDDARNRDYSWDGVWFADAKVNGNGYIIEMEIPYRTIQYDEKLTEWGLDFDRWIPSSKEDLYWCNYEENEGQRISKFGKLKFEDFTPSVHGLNLEVYPVGIAKATHLRGTDYKVEPDAGIDIFYNPSQSLTFQLTGNPDFAQIEADPFSFNISRYESYFSERRPFFTQGNEVFMPSGRERNSGFYRPLELFYSRRIGKKLPDGSEVPLQVGTKAFGRFEDWEYGGFLAKTGEQDYMLDTFSLTEPQAIFTSARIKKQVLDNSSVGMLFVGKHTSTDDYGVLDIDGAIRSSEWQLAYQFARSFKGSDGDFAASAGFTWFKDDWMTLVRGRHIGKNFDISQVGFVPWIGTSNLVGITGPRWYSDEGEIRTILLYGGFALYDERVDNFMDYAGVLGYNMQFRSNWGFEINLDAGKSKDYNIEYDSYSASFSSWYNISPTWNASLYGGYQKTYNFNRNYLASYSWGGVWFEWKPVNVLEIGTSLDMFREGNPDGELEDLTLNSRPFISFTPVNDLNLRFYLDNVYVNSTEHVEQFIGGLLFSYQFLPKSWIYFALNEVADRSSERDVLGNILPQRMHITDRVGVLKVKYLYYL; translated from the coding sequence ATGCGAATTGTCTCTCTATACTTTCTCTTGCTCTCAGCGCTTTCACTCGTCTTCGCGGATGAATCAAAAATGTTATCATTGAAAAAAACGACTGAGCGAATTTCCATTGATGGCGTCATTGAACCTGCCTGGGCAACAGCCGATTCTATCTCCGACTTCATTCAGCAACAACCGTTTCATGGTCAGCCCGGAACAAAGCGAACGGTGGCAAAAGTCCTCACGACTGACGAAGCATTGTATTGCATGATATACTGTGAAGACGATGTTACCAACATCCAGCAGAACACAGGAAAACAGGATGACTTCGGCGGCGATGTCGTTTCGATTATGTTCGATACGTTCGGAGACAAACGAACGGCGTACAAGTTTGCCGTCAGCGCATCCGGCATCCGCGCAGATTGCCGTTTACTTGATGACGCTCGCAACCGCGATTATAGTTGGGATGGCGTTTGGTTTGCCGATGCGAAAGTGAACGGCAACGGCTACATTATCGAAATGGAAATTCCGTATCGAACAATTCAGTACGATGAAAAACTGACCGAGTGGGGATTGGATTTCGACCGGTGGATTCCATCATCGAAAGAAGATTTATACTGGTGCAACTACGAGGAGAACGAAGGACAACGAATATCAAAATTCGGAAAGTTGAAGTTTGAAGATTTTACTCCGTCGGTTCATGGATTGAATTTGGAAGTTTATCCGGTCGGCATCGCAAAGGCAACACATCTTCGGGGAACTGATTACAAAGTGGAACCGGATGCAGGAATTGATATTTTCTATAATCCTTCTCAATCGCTCACGTTCCAATTGACAGGCAATCCTGATTTTGCGCAAATCGAAGCCGACCCGTTCAGTTTCAACATCTCCCGTTATGAATCTTACTTCAGCGAACGACGTCCGTTCTTTACACAAGGGAACGAAGTCTTCATGCCATCGGGTCGTGAACGGAATTCCGGTTTCTATCGTCCGCTTGAGTTATTTTATTCGCGTCGTATCGGCAAAAAACTTCCCGACGGTTCGGAAGTTCCGCTTCAGGTCGGAACAAAAGCATTCGGCAGATTTGAAGATTGGGAATACGGCGGCTTCCTTGCAAAGACCGGTGAGCAGGATTATATGCTCGACACTTTCTCGCTGACAGAACCACAAGCAATTTTTACTTCTGCAAGAATCAAGAAACAAGTTTTGGATAATTCATCGGTCGGAATGTTGTTCGTCGGCAAGCATACTTCAACAGATGACTACGGAGTGCTTGATATTGACGGAGCGATTCGTTCATCTGAGTGGCAGTTGGCGTATCAGTTTGCTCGCTCGTTCAAAGGTTCCGACGGAGACTTTGCCGCATCCGCCGGATTCACATGGTTCAAAGATGATTGGATGACACTCGTGCGCGGACGACACATCGGAAAAAATTTCGACATTAGTCAGGTCGGTTTCGTTCCGTGGATTGGAACCTCAAATCTCGTCGGCATTACGGGACCACGCTGGTATTCCGATGAAGGAGAAATCCGGACGATTCTTTTGTACGGCGGCTTCGCTCTTTATGATGAGCGAGTAGATAATTTCATGGATTATGCAGGGGTGCTTGGCTACAATATGCAGTTTCGTTCCAACTGGGGATTTGAAATCAATCTCGATGCGGGCAAATCAAAAGATTACAACATTGAATACGATTCGTACTCGGCAAGTTTTTCCAGTTGGTATAACATTTCTCCAACGTGGAATGCAAGTTTGTACGGTGGATATCAGAAGACATACAACTTCAACCGGAATTATCTTGCATCATATTCTTGGGGCGGAGTTTGGTTTGAATGGAAACCGGTCAATGTTCTTGAAATCGGAACTTCACTTGATATGTTCAGAGAAGGAAATCCCGACGGAGAACTCGAAGACCTGACGCTCAACTCACGACCGTTTATCTCCTTCACTCCGGTCAATGATTTGAATCTCCGATTTTATCTCGACAATGTATATGTGAACTCCACCGAACATGTCGAGCAGTTTATCGGCGGACTTCTCTTCTCGTATCAATTCCTCCCGAAGAGTTGGATATATTTTGCTCTGAATGAAGTCGCTGATCGAAGTTCGGAACGTGATGTTCTTGGAAATATTCTCCCCCAGCGTATGCACATAACCGATAGAGTCGGCGTGTTGAAGGTGAAGTATTTGTATTATCTCTAA
- a CDS encoding LptF/LptG family permease, producing MRLYRYILRAHAGPFLFSFFTLMFIFLLQFIMKFVDQLVGKGLSAIVIAELIILNLAWMVVLAVPMSVLVATLMGFGGLSSRNEITAMKASGMSLYRMMAPVIFMSILLALLLFEFYNDILPEANHRLKTLIFDIRRKKPTFTLVQGMFSQELPGYSILVRKTFEGTNDLEGVTIYDYTQPERNAVITAEQGKVSFTPDFRNLIMDLDEGEIHELTTTESDKYQRIRFKQHRIVMDVEGFDFERSSLGTFSRGERELKANELSRLVDSLKQENITATQAGVSEIERDFTAPRSYARQIPQGAFLTPKPNPHVTATVRARTTLNSIAAQLALINSNNDRINENLVELYKKYAIPVACIVFVFIGAPLGVLARRGTFGMAATLSLGFFLVYWACLIGGEKLADRSLLSPLVGMWMANIIMGTLGLYLTFRIGKETPQLRFDRLKRFIPKSLRSPEEQPTE from the coding sequence ATGAGACTTTACCGATACATCCTCCGCGCTCACGCCGGTCCGTTTCTCTTCTCTTTCTTCACACTGATGTTCATCTTTCTTCTCCAATTCATCATGAAGTTTGTTGACCAACTCGTCGGGAAAGGATTGAGCGCAATCGTGATTGCCGAACTCATAATTCTCAATCTTGCATGGATGGTCGTGCTTGCCGTTCCGATGTCGGTGCTGGTGGCGACGCTTATGGGCTTCGGCGGACTTTCTTCCCGCAACGAAATCACCGCAATGAAAGCAAGCGGCATGAGTTTGTATCGGATGATGGCTCCGGTCATTTTCATGAGCATCCTTCTCGCGCTTCTTCTGTTTGAATTTTACAACGACATTCTTCCTGAAGCAAATCACCGATTGAAGACTCTCATCTTCGATATCAGAAGAAAGAAGCCGACCTTCACGCTCGTGCAGGGAATGTTCTCACAGGAACTTCCGGGCTACAGCATTCTCGTCCGGAAAACATTTGAAGGAACGAACGACCTCGAAGGCGTCACAATTTATGATTACACTCAGCCCGAACGAAACGCCGTCATCACGGCAGAACAAGGAAAAGTTTCATTCACGCCCGATTTCAGGAACCTCATTATGGATCTGGACGAAGGAGAAATTCACGAACTCACAACGACCGAATCAGACAAGTATCAACGCATCCGTTTCAAACAACATCGCATCGTGATGGATGTCGAGGGCTTTGATTTCGAGCGTTCAAGTCTGGGAACGTTCAGCCGCGGCGAGCGTGAATTGAAAGCGAACGAACTCAGTCGCTTGGTTGATAGTCTCAAACAAGAAAATATCACTGCAACCCAAGCAGGCGTTTCGGAAATTGAACGGGATTTTACAGCGCCTCGTTCGTACGCGCGGCAAATTCCTCAAGGAGCGTTCCTTACACCAAAACCGAATCCGCATGTTACCGCGACTGTGCGGGCAAGAACGACACTCAACTCCATCGCCGCGCAACTTGCGCTCATCAATTCCAACAACGACCGTATCAACGAAAACTTAGTTGAGTTGTATAAGAAGTATGCGATTCCTGTTGCGTGCATTGTGTTCGTGTTCATCGGCGCGCCGCTCGGCGTACTTGCGCGGCGAGGCACGTTTGGCATGGCGGCAACGCTCAGTCTCGGATTTTTTCTTGTCTATTGGGCATGTTTGATTGGCGGAGAAAAACTCGCTGACCGGAGTTTACTCTCCCCGTTAGTCGGAATGTGGATGGCGAACATCATCATGGGAACGCTGGGATTGTATCTCACTTTCCGCATCGGAAAAGAAACGCCGCAACTCCGCTTCGACCGCTTGAAGCGATTCATCCCGAAATCTCTCCGCTCGCCGGAAGAACAACCGACGGAGTAA